The nucleotide window CCGTAGTCCCGCACGTCCGATGGCAGTTTGGAATCGCTCTGGCTCTTGCGCATTTGCGCCAGGACCTGGTCAATGTTCGGGTCCGTGCTGACGTCGAAATTCACGTACAGCTTCAGCTCGCCGTTGTTGGCGTTGAGCGAATACATGTAGTTCATGTTGTCCACGCCGCTCATCTCCTGTTCGATCGGCGTGGCAACGGACTGCTCGACGGTTTGCGAGTCAGCCCCGACATACGTGGTGTTAATGAAAATTTCCGGCGGTACGATGTTCGGATACTGTGCGATCGGAAGTCCAAGTATCGCGACAGTGCCGATGATCACGATGAACACCGAAATAACGATGGCGACTATCGGCCTGTTAATGAAGAATTTTGCCATGAGCAGCCTACCCTCTTCCTTGCGGCAGCAAGAATGCAGTTCGAAGAATCGTGATCAATACACGCCGGGCACGGCTACTTCTTGACTTTCGGGTTGACCACTATCCCGTCGCGAATCTTGGTCAAGCCTTCGGAGACCACAAGATCGCCAGGCTTGAGCCCCTGCAGCACCATCCACATCTGGTCGACACGTTCTCCCACTTTCACCTGTTTGATGTGGACGACGTTGTTCTGGTCAACCACGGCGACCTGGTATTTGCCCTGAAGTTCGCTGACGGCGCGCTGAGGCACAAGCAGGGCGCCTGACTGGGTCTGGGTGAGCGCGCGGACCTTGGCGAACTGTCCGGGGCGCAGGAAGTTGTCCGGATTAGGGAACAAGGCGGCCACCTTCAAAGTACCCGTGCTGGGGTCCACATGGCGATCGGCGAAAGAAACTCGCCCCTTCTCCTTCCATGTGGTCCCGTCGGCCAGGATCAACTCTAGAGGAATCTGAGGCGGGGCGACCTGTGTCGATCCCTTTTTCTGGGCCGCGCCGAGGTATTCGGCCTCGCTGATGGAAATGTACGCCTTGATGGGGTTCACCGTGGAGACTGTGGTCAGGACGCTGTTCTGCTGCGTGCCCACGAGGTCGCCGATCTGAACCTGGGAGATGCCCGCGATGCCGTCGATGGGCGAGGCAATCTTGCAGAAATCAAGGTCCAGTTGGGCCCGCTGGAGGGATGCCTTGGCGGCCAGCACCTGCGCTTCCGCAGCCTGCACCGCGCCTGTCGCGTCGTCCTTGTCCTTCTGGCTGAGGGCTTTGGCTGCGGCGAGCGGCAGGATCCTTTTCAGCGTTGCCTGGTGGGTTCTGAGCACAGCTTCGTATTTGGCCAGAACGGCCTTGGCCTCGCTCACAGTGGCCTCGAAGGGGCGCGGGTCGATTTCGAAGAGCGTGGTGCCCTTGGCGACGAAATCCCCTTCCTTGTAGTTCTGCTTGACCAGATAGCCCTGGACCTGGGCGCGAATGGACGCGTTTATCAGGCCGTCCAGCGAGGCCACCCATTCGCCGTAAATGGGGACGTCTTTCTGGGTGACTGCCACCACCTCGACGTCTGGAGGGGGCGGGGCATCGGAGGGCTTGGTCGTTTGTGAGTGGACGACAGCGCTGTTGAACAACAAAAAGACTGCAACGAACGGCAACAATAGATGTCTCACGATGTTTCTCCTGCTGAACATGCTGCGTGCCAGTCACTCAATAGATTCCGAACAATAAATGCCTTCGACGCACGTGTATCCGACAGACGCCACGGCCAATGCTATTCCTGTGCGTGGTGTGCGCTTCTTATCTGTTCAGGCGTAACACCCAGGATCGTCACACAGTGGTGCTCGAACAGACGTTCGAAAGAAGGCGAGATCAGTCGCGCCCGGATCAGTTCGTCCTCATGCGCTAAAGATTGCTCAAGATCTTTCAGGTTGCATTTGTACAGCTTCCGCAAAGATAGGATGTAAGGACGGTTTTCTGTAAACTCCTGCGTCGTCAGGAATGATAGTTCCTGCTCGACGTCATCCTGCTTGATGATTTTATCAATCAATCCAAGAGACAGTGCCTCCTCAGCAGAAAACTGCCGCCAGCCGAGAATCTCTATGGCCTTCATTTCGCCTAGTATTTTCGGAAGATAATAGCCGCTGCCCTTGGTGATCACTCCCAGGGCGGCGTTCGGATTCTCGAACATGGTCCGCTCCATGGCGATGCGGTAGTCAAAGGAAAGACTTATATTTAGGCTAAGCAAGGAGTTGAGGCCGC belongs to Fundidesulfovibrio soli and includes:
- a CDS encoding enoyl-CoA hydratase/isomerase family protein, which translates into the protein MDHSAQNMQSPLFDWHIAEGVLHIKQTKHVFEVTSDTDALFKLYEHLKSISTNRNIHALIYYSHANDSTFSASWKSMALALPMTTANKRAERYFNAINNFITFLSTLKIPTVHIASGLNSLLSLNISLSFDYRIAMERTMFENPNAALGVITKGSGYYLPKILGEMKAIEILGWRQFSAEEALSLGLIDKIIKQDDVEQELSFLTTQEFTENRPYILSLRKLYKCNLKDLEQSLAHEDELIRARLISPSFERLFEHHCVTILGVTPEQIRSAHHAQE
- a CDS encoding efflux RND transporter periplasmic adaptor subunit — encoded protein: MRHLLLPFVAVFLLFNSAVVHSQTTKPSDAPPPPDVEVVAVTQKDVPIYGEWVASLDGLINASIRAQVQGYLVKQNYKEGDFVAKGTTLFEIDPRPFEATVSEAKAVLAKYEAVLRTHQATLKRILPLAAAKALSQKDKDDATGAVQAAEAQVLAAKASLQRAQLDLDFCKIASPIDGIAGISQVQIGDLVGTQQNSVLTTVSTVNPIKAYISISEAEYLGAAQKKGSTQVAPPQIPLELILADGTTWKEKGRVSFADRHVDPSTGTLKVAALFPNPDNFLRPGQFAKVRALTQTQSGALLVPQRAVSELQGKYQVAVVDQNNVVHIKQVKVGERVDQMWMVLQGLKPGDLVVSEGLTKIRDGIVVNPKVKK